In one window of Ruminococcus hominis DNA:
- a CDS encoding DUF6128 domain-containing protein — MNPGIYYLYEYKNNHCMRNTGFLKLTKKPDCWLLQIQARNIPVTNQHLVPLCAILTEQEHNISKKISELPCNSHIISAQLTLPDSAINSISSMENLHGFLIPLPDESFLTATESHFHLDINEIFSTTVQSETPDPAPDLSASEYNDNDNLFEASDTTNLLSPSKTIQKIHHSDLKILPKKCWNLANNSFLLHGYHNYHHLLLIEENGHYQLGVPGVYDIREARAAEIFGFPEFINSYNDQLELSPDECNTQENFGYWCHYIY, encoded by the coding sequence ATGAATCCAGGTATTTATTATCTTTATGAATATAAAAATAATCACTGTATGCGCAACACCGGATTTTTAAAACTCACAAAGAAGCCAGATTGCTGGCTTCTTCAGATTCAAGCCAGAAATATTCCCGTCACGAATCAGCACCTTGTCCCACTCTGTGCTATTTTAACCGAACAAGAGCATAACATTTCCAAAAAAATAAGTGAGCTTCCATGCAATTCTCATATCATTTCTGCTCAACTTACACTACCGGATTCTGCCATCAATTCAATTTCATCCATGGAGAATCTGCATGGTTTTTTAATTCCACTGCCTGATGAAAGTTTTCTTACCGCTACAGAATCTCATTTTCATCTGGATATCAATGAAATTTTTTCGACAACTGTGCAATCCGAAACTCCTGATCCAGCTCCAGATCTTTCAGCTTCCGAATACAACGATAATGATAATTTATTCGAAGCCAGTGATACAACAAACTTATTATCTCCTTCTAAAACCATACAGAAAATCCATCATTCAGATTTGAAAATTCTTCCTAAAAAATGTTGGAATCTTGCAAACAACAGTTTTCTTCTGCATGGATATCATAATTATCATCATCTTCTCCTTATCGAAGAAAATGGTCATTATCAGCTCGGAGTGCCCGGAGTATATGATATTCGAGAAGCCCGGGCCGCAGAAATTTTTGGTTTTCCGGAATTTATCAACTCCTACAACGATCAATTAGAACTTTCTCCTGATGAATGTAATACACAGGAAAATTTTGGATACTGGTGTCATTACATTTATTAG
- the tadA gene encoding tRNA adenosine(34) deaminase TadA, whose translation MKGLEIFMDEMNQKLDEKYMREAIRQAKKAYALEEVPIGCVIVYEGKIIGRGYNRRTTDKNPLAHAEIAAIKKASKKINDWRLEECTLYVTLEPCQMCAGAIVQARTKRVVVGCMNPKAGCAGSILNLLDMQEFNHQVELTTGVLGEECSAMMKQFFKELREKQKKIKYEKTLKKED comes from the coding sequence ATGAAAGGATTAGAAATATTCATGGATGAGATGAACCAAAAGTTGGATGAAAAATATATGAGAGAGGCGATTCGGCAGGCGAAGAAGGCTTATGCGCTGGAGGAGGTTCCGATAGGATGTGTGATCGTGTACGAAGGAAAGATTATTGGACGAGGTTATAATCGAAGAACAACAGACAAAAATCCATTGGCACATGCGGAGATTGCTGCGATAAAAAAAGCGAGTAAAAAAATAAATGACTGGCGATTGGAAGAGTGTACATTATATGTTACCTTGGAACCTTGTCAGATGTGTGCGGGCGCGATTGTACAGGCGCGGACAAAGCGGGTTGTTGTCGGGTGTATGAATCCAAAGGCCGGGTGTGCAGGCTCTATTTTAAATCTGCTTGATATGCAGGAATTTAATCATCAGGTTGAGCTTACGACAGGTGTACTGGGCGAAGAATGCAGTGCAATGATGAAACAGTTTTTTAAAGAACTCAGGGAGAAGCAGAAGAAAATAAAATACGAAAAAACGCTGAAAAAAGAGGATTAG
- a CDS encoding B12-binding domain-containing radical SAM protein: MNILLTAINAKYIHSNLAVYSLRAYAAGKCERYKEEIGIAEYTINQPLDQILMDLYKRKPEVLCFSCYLWNIEYVEQLVAELGKIMPQTDIWLGGPEVSYHASHMLEQFPQVYGIMRGEGEETFLELAEFYYNNSGKSLEQCEKVQRLKEIVGITFRDGEEIIETADRSVMDLSKVPFVYEDLDVFKNKIIYYESSRGCPFSCSYCLSSIDKCLRFRDLELVKKELQFFIDHEIPQVKFVDRTFNCKHSHSMEIWSYIKEHDKGKTNFHFEVAADLLNEEELNLISTMRPGLIQLEIGVQSTNEQTIKEIHRTMKFSQVTEVVNRVHAAKNIHQHLDLIAGLPFEDYNSFHKSFCDVYALRPEQLQLGFLKVLKGSYMEEKTKDYELLYQNRPPYEVLSTKWLPYSDVIRLKGLEEMVEVYYNSRQFEHTMELLEQVFGDAFVMFEEMSNYYEEHGYYGVNHNRVARYEILYAFIKEVALVQYETLLTEEQFRQTLVMDLYLRENMKNRPAFAGDSLVSKEVERTFYDTEAEEHQYLKGYEKYDKRQLRKMTHLENIDGHLILFDYQNRNPLTNQATTYEVI; encoded by the coding sequence ATGAATATTTTATTGACTGCAATCAATGCAAAATACATTCACTCCAATTTAGCAGTATATAGTCTGAGAGCTTATGCAGCAGGAAAATGTGAGAGATATAAAGAAGAGATAGGAATTGCGGAATATACGATCAACCAGCCATTGGATCAGATATTGATGGATCTGTATAAAAGAAAACCGGAAGTGCTTTGCTTTTCCTGCTATTTGTGGAATATTGAATATGTAGAACAACTGGTCGCAGAACTAGGGAAGATTATGCCACAGACAGATATCTGGCTTGGTGGACCTGAGGTTTCATATCATGCGTCTCATATGTTGGAACAATTTCCACAGGTATATGGCATTATGCGAGGAGAAGGAGAAGAGACATTTTTAGAATTGGCAGAGTTTTATTACAACAACAGTGGGAAAAGTCTGGAACAATGTGAAAAAGTCCAACGATTGAAAGAAATCGTGGGGATAACTTTCCGAGATGGAGAAGAAATCATAGAAACTGCAGATCGAAGTGTGATGGATTTAAGTAAAGTGCCATTTGTATATGAAGATTTAGATGTTTTTAAGAATAAGATCATATATTATGAATCAAGCAGGGGATGTCCGTTTTCATGTAGTTATTGTCTCTCTTCTATTGATAAATGTCTTCGTTTTAGAGACTTAGAGCTGGTAAAAAAAGAATTACAGTTTTTTATAGATCATGAGATTCCGCAGGTGAAGTTTGTAGACCGTACATTCAATTGTAAACATTCACATTCTATGGAAATCTGGTCTTATATAAAAGAACATGATAAAGGGAAAACAAATTTCCATTTTGAGGTGGCGGCAGATTTATTAAATGAAGAAGAATTAAATTTAATCAGCACTATGCGACCTGGATTGATCCAATTGGAAATTGGTGTGCAGTCAACAAATGAACAGACGATTAAGGAAATTCATCGTACAATGAAATTTTCGCAGGTGACAGAAGTGGTGAATCGTGTGCATGCTGCGAAAAATATTCATCAGCATTTAGATTTGATCGCGGGTCTTCCTTTTGAAGATTACAATAGTTTCCATAAGTCATTCTGTGACGTATATGCATTGAGACCGGAACAGCTGCAGCTTGGCTTCCTTAAAGTTTTAAAAGGCTCATACATGGAAGAAAAAACAAAAGACTATGAGTTGTTGTATCAGAACAGACCGCCGTATGAAGTGCTGTCGACAAAATGGCTTCCATATTCGGATGTGATTCGCCTCAAAGGACTGGAAGAGATGGTAGAGGTGTATTATAACAGCAGACAATTTGAACATACTATGGAATTGCTTGAACAAGTCTTTGGAGATGCGTTTGTGATGTTTGAAGAAATGAGTAACTATTATGAAGAACATGGATATTATGGGGTGAATCACAATCGTGTCGCACGATATGAAATATTATATGCGTTTATAAAAGAAGTGGCATTAGTACAATACGAGACTTTATTAACAGAAGAGCAATTTCGTCAGACGTTAGTTATGGATTTATATCTGAGGGAAAATATGAAAAATCGTCCGGCATTTGCAGGTGACTCTTTAGTAAGTAAAGAGGTGGAGCGGACATTTTACGATACAGAGGCAGAAGAACATCAATATTTGAAAGGGTATGAAAAGTATGATAAACGTCAGCTGCGTAAGATGACACATTTGGAAAATATAGATGGACATTTGATTTTGTTTGATTATCAAAACCGCAATCCGCTCACAAATCAGGCCACAACATATGAGGTTATATAA
- a CDS encoding VanW family protein: MQQKKRKRRSRRIRRLQRDIYLLGIVLLLILIIMGVVQLVTKSYIHRHDDGKILSGITVGGVDVSGQTKDEAVQTVQGVISQKNNVIFTFKVADDRAFDVEANTLGLQVSKLEDSVQQAVDYGRRGNALKAYKIMKNAKRGKLTHDIPLQYKIDENTAKKVLETAAVSALNEPQNACVTQDALGNVSIEKEKSGEVLNTNKTIENIKKLLKAWDGKNATIQAKIDEDKAKVTAEELKDATDLLGSSTTYYDVNDSGRAQNVESGAKHLNDILLQPGEEQSADEAMRPYTEENGYAKAASFSGNTVEQTMGGGICQVSTTLYQALLYAELDIVERHQHSMLVSYAEPSMDAAIADDVMDLVFKNNQEYPVYIEAIVGGGSLTFNIYGKETRDPNRTVTYVSETLSSEQATGTNYVASDDPIGYINYVSAAHPKISAQLWKVVTENGTEVSREVVNHSEYVSSPETYSVGTASDDANATAKMQQAIGTQDLATINAAIQEIIYGY; the protein is encoded by the coding sequence ATGCAGCAGAAAAAAAGAAAGAGAAGAAGCAGAAGAATTCGAAGACTCCAGAGAGATATTTATTTGTTGGGTATAGTGTTGCTCTTAATATTAATCATTATGGGGGTGGTACAGCTCGTTACGAAAAGCTATATACATCGTCATGATGATGGGAAAATATTATCAGGGATTACAGTTGGAGGAGTCGATGTGTCCGGGCAGACCAAAGATGAGGCTGTTCAGACAGTACAAGGTGTTATAAGCCAGAAAAATAATGTGATCTTTACATTCAAAGTGGCGGATGACAGAGCATTTGATGTCGAAGCAAATACATTAGGACTTCAAGTGAGTAAGCTGGAAGATTCTGTACAACAGGCAGTGGACTATGGCAGAAGAGGAAATGCATTAAAAGCATATAAAATTATGAAAAATGCAAAACGTGGAAAATTGACACATGATATTCCACTGCAATATAAAATAGATGAAAATACAGCAAAAAAAGTGTTGGAAACAGCTGCGGTATCTGCTCTTAATGAGCCACAGAATGCCTGTGTGACACAGGATGCATTAGGAAATGTAAGCATCGAGAAGGAAAAAAGCGGAGAAGTTCTGAATACAAATAAAACAATCGAGAATATAAAGAAGCTTTTAAAAGCTTGGGATGGAAAAAATGCTACGATTCAAGCGAAGATAGATGAAGATAAGGCAAAAGTTACAGCAGAGGAATTGAAAGATGCGACGGATTTATTGGGAAGTTCTACAACTTATTATGATGTGAATGACAGTGGGCGAGCACAAAACGTAGAAAGCGGAGCAAAACACCTGAATGATATTTTGTTGCAGCCTGGTGAAGAGCAGTCGGCAGATGAAGCAATGAGGCCATATACAGAAGAGAATGGATATGCAAAAGCAGCTTCTTTTTCCGGGAATACGGTAGAACAGACAATGGGTGGAGGAATCTGCCAGGTGTCTACGACATTGTATCAGGCATTGCTTTATGCAGAACTTGATATTGTAGAAAGACATCAACATTCTATGCTTGTATCTTATGCAGAGCCGTCTATGGATGCGGCAATAGCAGATGATGTGATGGATCTGGTATTTAAGAATAATCAGGAATATCCTGTTTATATTGAAGCAATTGTTGGCGGGGGTAGCTTAACGTTTAATATATATGGAAAAGAAACAAGAGATCCGAACAGAACAGTTACTTATGTCAGCGAGACACTTTCAAGTGAACAGGCAACAGGAACAAATTATGTTGCATCAGATGACCCAATCGGATATATCAATTATGTGAGTGCAGCACATCCGAAGATTTCTGCACAGCTGTGGAAGGTTGTGACAGAGAATGGGACAGAGGTGAGCAGAGAAGTTGTGAATCATAGTGAGTATGTATCGTCGCCGGAGACCTATTCTGTGGGAACAGCATCAGATGATGCCAATGCTACAGCTAAAATGCAACAAGCGATTGGAACACAGGATTTAGCAACAATCAATGCAGCAATTCAGGAAATTATTTATGGTTATTGA
- a CDS encoding AIR synthase-related protein translates to MKVGKLSQTAWNRAVMKQLYKKQEQNLLKISAAESCSAYAVDDEQVLIKSAASTSGDTKKLGNYSLAAAINQLASRGAKPIDVQIFILISERIGEQKVAGMVQEMEEMCTMMNIAISNVQVEVNPAVTQAIVRVETMGFAEKRILRNIENIKPEQDIVMCGFVGLEGTLRILEEQEKELKGRFVPAFLRQTKELESQMLKLQLLENVEKEVKEENIILSAVQHVGSGGLFATLWDTAEVAGLGLQIDMQKIQIRQETVEICEYYHLNPYKMTSTGSLLFFTDQGEKLIEILEKNGARAVRLGSTTAENARVITSGSEIRYLDRPTSDELMLWRKQKLEEGKNYGYKTEIKK, encoded by the coding sequence ATGAAAGTAGGAAAACTATCACAAACTGCATGGAATCGTGCAGTGATGAAACAATTATATAAAAAGCAGGAACAAAATTTATTGAAGATATCAGCGGCAGAAAGTTGCAGTGCCTATGCTGTAGATGATGAACAAGTGCTTATAAAATCGGCGGCATCCACATCAGGTGATACAAAAAAACTAGGGAATTATTCTTTGGCAGCAGCAATCAATCAGTTGGCATCCAGAGGGGCAAAACCTATAGACGTGCAGATTTTTATTTTGATCTCGGAGCGTATCGGAGAGCAAAAGGTGGCAGGCATGGTACAAGAAATGGAAGAAATGTGTACCATGATGAATATTGCAATTTCAAATGTTCAGGTAGAGGTGAATCCGGCAGTGACACAGGCAATTGTGCGTGTGGAGACAATGGGATTTGCTGAAAAGAGGATACTTAGAAATATCGAGAATATCAAGCCGGAACAAGACATTGTCATGTGCGGTTTTGTGGGCTTAGAAGGTACGCTGCGTATTTTGGAGGAGCAGGAAAAAGAGCTAAAAGGAAGATTTGTTCCGGCATTTTTACGTCAGACCAAAGAACTAGAGTCACAGATGCTCAAGCTTCAGCTATTAGAGAATGTTGAAAAAGAAGTGAAAGAGGAAAATATTATTTTATCCGCTGTGCAGCATGTAGGAAGCGGTGGGCTCTTTGCAACTTTATGGGATACAGCTGAGGTGGCAGGACTTGGGTTGCAGATTGATATGCAGAAGATACAAATCCGACAGGAAACCGTAGAAATTTGTGAATATTATCATTTGAATCCATATAAGATGACATCAACAGGAAGTCTTCTGTTTTTCACAGATCAAGGCGAAAAGCTGATCGAGATTTTAGAAAAGAACGGCGCACGAGCCGTTAGGCTTGGGAGTACCACCGCAGAGAATGCGAGGGTGATCACAAGCGGAAGTGAAATCAGATACCTGGATCGGCCAACATCGGATGAACTGATGTTATGGAGAAAACAGAAATTAGAGGAAGGTAAAAATTATGGATACAAAACAGAAATTAAGAAATGA
- a CDS encoding Lrp/AsnC family transcriptional regulator, producing the protein MDTKQKLRNEILRNLEKNSRIDLGELAILMGMEEAEIANEVAEMEKEKIICGYHTMINWDKTGVEKVTALIEVRVTPQRNQGFDRIAERIYNYPEVNAVYLISGAYDLLVTLEGKTLQEVSLFVSEKLSPIEPVIGTATHFILKKYKDHGTIMLPKKGSDRMVVTP; encoded by the coding sequence ATGGATACAAAACAGAAATTAAGAAATGAAATTTTGAGAAATTTAGAGAAAAACAGCCGGATTGATCTTGGAGAACTTGCAATTCTTATGGGTATGGAAGAAGCAGAGATTGCAAATGAAGTGGCAGAAATGGAAAAAGAAAAAATCATTTGCGGATATCATACAATGATCAATTGGGATAAAACCGGGGTGGAAAAAGTGACAGCGTTGATTGAAGTGCGTGTTACACCACAGAGAAATCAGGGATTCGACCGTATTGCGGAACGTATTTACAATTATCCGGAAGTGAATGCGGTATATTTGATTTCCGGTGCATATGATCTTCTTGTTACATTGGAAGGAAAAACATTGCAGGAAGTATCATTGTTTGTATCAGAGAAGCTTTCTCCGATTGAACCGGTTATTGGAACAGCAACTCATTTTATTTTGAAAAAATACAAAGACCATGGTACGATCATGTTGCCTAAGAAAGGGTCTGACAGAATGGTGGTGACACCATAA
- a CDS encoding aminotransferase class I/II-fold pyridoxal phosphate-dependent enzyme, with amino-acid sequence MRNPLSKKIVSVQPSGIRRFFDVANEMEDVISLGVGEPDFDTPWRIREEGIFSLEKGRTFYTSNAGLMELRTEICKYLERTIHVNYDPKKETLITVGGSEAIDLALRCMLDPGEEVLLPQPSYVSYLPCTIMADGVPVIVELKHENEFKLTVDDLKDKVTEKTKILVMPFPNNPTGSIMTKEDLEPIAKFVEEHDLFVISDEIYSELSYKGDHVSIASLPGMRERTIVINGFSKGFAMTGWRLGYCCGPQVILKQMIKLHQFAIMCAPTNSQYAAIEGLRHCGDQVIEMRKAYNQRRRFLMHEFKRMGLECFEPFGAFYVFPSIKEFNMTSEEFATRLLYEEKVAVVPGTAFGDCGEGFLRISYAYSLEDLKAALERLEHFIEKLRAEQNK; translated from the coding sequence ATGAGAAATCCATTATCAAAAAAGATTGTATCAGTACAGCCATCAGGAATCCGAAGATTCTTTGATGTGGCAAATGAAATGGAAGATGTCATTTCCCTTGGTGTTGGAGAACCGGATTTCGACACTCCATGGAGAATACGTGAAGAAGGAATTTTTTCTCTGGAAAAGGGAAGAACATTTTATACATCTAATGCAGGATTGATGGAACTTCGTACAGAAATCTGCAAATATCTTGAACGTACGATCCATGTCAATTATGATCCGAAAAAAGAAACACTGATCACTGTCGGAGGAAGTGAGGCTATTGATCTGGCACTTCGTTGTATGCTTGATCCGGGAGAAGAAGTATTGCTTCCGCAGCCTAGTTATGTATCTTATCTGCCATGTACAATTATGGCGGATGGGGTTCCGGTAATCGTAGAATTAAAGCATGAAAATGAGTTTAAACTGACAGTAGATGATCTGAAAGATAAAGTGACAGAAAAGACAAAGATTCTGGTCATGCCATTTCCAAATAATCCGACAGGGTCAATTATGACAAAAGAGGATTTGGAGCCAATAGCAAAGTTTGTGGAAGAACATGATCTGTTTGTTATTTCAGATGAAATTTATTCGGAATTGAGTTATAAAGGTGACCATGTTTCTATTGCTAGTCTGCCTGGAATGAGAGAGCGAACAATTGTGATCAATGGATTTTCAAAAGGGTTTGCGATGACAGGATGGCGTCTTGGATATTGCTGTGGTCCGCAGGTGATTTTGAAGCAGATGATCAAATTACATCAATTTGCAATTATGTGTGCACCTACAAACAGTCAGTATGCAGCGATTGAAGGATTGCGTCACTGTGGAGATCAAGTAATAGAAATGCGAAAAGCATATAATCAAAGAAGACGATTTTTGATGCACGAATTCAAACGTATGGGATTGGAGTGCTTTGAACCATTTGGTGCATTCTATGTATTTCCAAGTATCAAAGAGTTCAATATGACATCGGAAGAGTTCGCAACTCGTCTGTTATACGAAGAAAAAGTGGCAGTTGTTCCGGGAACAGCGTTTGGAGACTGTGGAGAAGGTTTCCTGAGAATATCTTATGCATATTCTTTGGAAGATTTAAAGGCTGCATTGGAAAGACTGGAGCATTTTATTGAAAAATTACGAGCAGAACAAAATAAATAA
- a CDS encoding tRNA (cytidine(34)-2'-O)-methyltransferase encodes MLNIVLLEPEIPANTGNIGRTCVATNTRLHLIEPLGFRLDEKALRRAGMDYWKDLDVTTYIDYQDFLDKNPGAKIYMATTKAEKVYTDVAYEEDCYIMFGKESAGIPEEILVENQENCVRIPMVGEIRSLNLGNSVAIMLYEALRQNQFAGMNLEGHLHRLEWNK; translated from the coding sequence ATGTTAAATATTGTATTATTGGAGCCTGAGATTCCGGCGAATACAGGAAATATCGGACGTACTTGTGTTGCAACAAATACAAGACTGCATTTGATCGAACCATTAGGATTCCGTCTTGATGAGAAAGCATTGCGTCGCGCAGGAATGGATTATTGGAAAGATCTTGATGTTACAACTTATATTGATTATCAGGATTTTCTTGATAAAAATCCGGGAGCAAAGATTTACATGGCAACGACAAAAGCTGAAAAAGTATATACTGATGTAGCATATGAAGAAGACTGTTATATTATGTTTGGGAAGGAAAGCGCAGGTATCCCGGAGGAGATTCTTGTTGAAAATCAGGAGAACTGTGTGAGAATTCCAATGGTAGGAGAGATTCGTTCTTTGAATCTTGGAAATTCAGTTGCAATTATGTTATATGAGGCATTGAGACAAAATCAGTTTGCAGGGATGAATTTGGAAGGACATCTTCATCGTTTGGAATGGAATAAATAA